CCGGCCGCTTCGCCTTCGCATTGCCGAACTCGCTGTACAGATAGACCAGCGCCCGATCCGCACTCTGCCACTGATCCTCATCGATCGTGCGCGGCAGAAACCGCCGGAGGTTCGAGCCCTCGGGCGTCACGCCGCCCCCGATCATCTCGGCGATACTGCCGGTCACGACAATGGCGGGCAGTTTCTGATCCCCGCTCGCGGCGGCGCGCTTCATCGGCCCCTCGGTTCCGGTCATCGAGAGGGAATCCTCGTCGAGTCCGGTGACCACGATGGGCAGTTCATGCGGCGGCAGCGCATCGGTATAATGCAGCACCGCAGTCACCGGCAGGTTTTCGCACCCGACCGGCCCGTCGATCACGACGCGCAACCCCTTGATCGCGGAGAACACGTAAACCGCCCCCCAATACCCCCCGGCCCGATCATGATCCTGAACCAGCATCAGACCACCTCCGCTTTCACGGGTCGGGTCACGGTGCGCGGCGGTGGCGTCGGCGCAGGGGCCGCTTCGAAAAAACCGACCATGCGGCTGAACCGCTCACGCCCCTTGCACTGGGCGGCAACAATGGCGGGCAATGCCGCCGCCCCGGCAGCGCCGAAAACCGGGCGGGCCGAGACCATATTGGTGAAATAAACCGCCGGCGTGCCGATCTCCTTCGCCGCCTGAACCAGCGGCGTCGTCCCGAGCGCCAGATCGGGCTTCACCTCGCGCATCGCCGCGATATCCTGCTCCAGCGAGGCGCGATACTGGACATGGGTGCCCTGTTCCTCCAACCAGATCCGGTCGGCATCGCTCCATTCGGTGCGCGGCAGGGCGGTCCCGACATAGGGGATCGTCGCCCCGGCCTCGATCAGCAGGCGGGCAACCAGCAGTTCCGAGCCTTCATAGCCCGAAACGACCATGCGGGCGTTCACCGGATTGGCAGCCATCACCGCACGGATCGGCGCAAGCGCCTGAGCCTTGGCACGATCGATCGTTACAGCATCGATATTGGCCGCCCTGCCGATCGCATCAAGCCAGTCGGCGGTCGCGGCCTCACCGACCGGGGCGGACCCGACCACGGCGCGACCGGCGGCGGCGAATTCCCGCACGCTGGCGGTGTAGAACGGATGCACCGCCGCGGCGATGCTGCAATCGAGTGCGGCATACAGGTCGCGCCATTCCCGCGCCGGCAGTTGCGGGCCGATCGCAAGCCCCATCGGTGCCAGCATGGCGGCAACTCCGGGCGGATCGGCGGGAAACAATTCACCGAGCAGCGTCACACGCTGCCCGTCCGCCAGTTCGGTCCGGGGCCGGGCAACCGCACCGGCCTCGGCCTCGGTGCGGGCATAGCGCAGCATCGCCCCGGCCAGCACATCCTTCGCCTCGGCATGGGTCGGCACTCCGAAACCGGGCACATCGATCCCGATGATGCGCACCCCGTCGATCTCTTTCGGCAACAGGTCGAGCGGCACGCCCGAAGCGGTCGGCACGCACAGATTGATGATCACCACCGCATCGTAATCGGCAGGCCGCGCCGTCTCGCGCACCGCCTTGCGGATGTCCTCGAACAGCTGGCCGGTCACCAGGGTTTCGGAATCGAACGGCACATACCCCACGCTGCGGCGCGCCCCATAGAAATGCGAGGTGAAGGTCAGCCCGTAAACGCAGCACGCCGAACCGGACAGGATCGTGGCCACCCTGCGCATCCGCAGACCGACCCGCAGCGCCCCGAACGCCGGACACATCGATTGCGGCTGATCGTGCGGCCCCTTGGGATAATCGGTCGCCAGACGATCGAGCAGCGCCGATTTCCCGGCGGCGCGCGCCGCCTGCTGCATCGTGTCGGTGCCGCCGTGGCAGCCGGCGGCTGGTTTCGCGGCGGCCACGGTGCCATCGGGCGGGCTCATGGTCACGCGCCCTCGTAGACGATTTCGAGCGAGGGTTTGTTCAGAATGGTCGACCCGCACATATCCTCAAGGCTCGCAGGCTGCAACGTCACGCCCCGCCCCACCGCCTCGCCCTTGAACAGGCCGAGCAGCGCATCGTGGGTCAGCGGCTTCGGGCGGATCGGCGGCGCTTCGGCAACCTGAACCCCGAGCGCCTCGAACAATGGCGCCCACTGTCCGCCCTTCTGGCCGACGATTTCGTAATTGGCCGATTTCCGCCGGATATCCTCATCCGCCGGAATCGCGGCCAGCACCGGAATCCCCACCGCCTCGGCAAAGGCCTGCGCCTCGCCGGTGCCGTCATCCTTGTTGATGACGAGCCCGGCAACCCCGACATTGCCCCCGAGATTGCGGAAGTAATCGACCGCCGAACACACATTGTTGGCAACATAGAGCGATTGCAGATCGTTCGAGCCGACCACGATGACTTTCTGGCAAAGATCGCGCGCGATCGGCAGGCCGAACCCGCCGCACACCACGTCCCCGAGGAAATCGAGCAGGACGTAATCGAAATCCCATTGATGGAACCCGAGCTTGTCGAGCAGTTCGAACCCGTGAATGATCCCCCGCCCTCCACAGCCGCGCCCGACTTCCGGCCCGCCGAGTTCCATGGCGAACACCCCGTCGCGCTTGAAACACACATCGCCGATCAGCACCGGCTCTCCCGCCGCCTTCTTGCGCGACGAGGTCTCGATGATCGTGGGGCACGAGCGGCCGCCGAACAGCAGCGAGGTGGTGTCGCTCTTCGGGTCGCACCCGATCAGCAGAACCCGCTTGCCGAGCTGCGACATCATGTAGGACAGGTTGGCGAGGGTAAAGCTCTTGCCGATCCCGCCCTTGCCATAGATCGCAATGATCTGGGTCTGCTTCGGGGACGCGACGCTGGCCCCGACCTCGATATCCGGGGCAATACGGCCAGTGGATGCGTTCATGAGGCGTCTCTCCAATCGATGAGAAGTTTCAGGCAATCGTCCGTGCCAAAGGCGGTGTGGTAGGCGCCCGCTGCATCCCGTGCCGGGATGCGGTGGGTGATCAGCCCGCCGAGATCGAGCCGGCCTTCGGCGATCAGGGCAGTAACGCGCGCGAGATCCGCCTTCTGCCATTGCGCCGCGATCGCAATCCGCGCCTCGCGCATGAAGGCCGGAGCGAACGCGAATTGGATGGGCGCCGCGTAGAACCCGGCAAGAACGATCTGCCCCTGCGGCGCGAGCCGGGCGATCAGCGCATCGAGAATCGCCGCATCGCCGCTGGCATCGATCACCGCGCGATAGTCGCGCCGGGGATCGCTCCCGGCGTGGCAAATCTTGTAGCCCTGCGCGCCATCCATCCGATTCGGGTTGGTCTCCCACACCGTGGGTGCACCACCGTCGATCACCGCAAGCCGCGCGATCAGGCGACCCAGCACGCCGTGGCCGATGATCAGATCCGGGGGCCCGCCCGCAATGGCGAGCGCATGCTGCGCCGTGGCGGCAAGAGCGATCAGCGCGCCGCGATCGCCAAGATCGGGTGCGATCGGAACAACCCGGTCAGCCCCGGCGACCAGATGGCTGGCATTGGCGCCGAACAGCCCGCGCACCGCCCCGAAGCAGCGGGCACCCGGGACGAACACATGCTCGCCGATCCGCGATTTCGCCTCCGCCCCGGCGTCGATGACACGACCGACCGCCTCGTAGCCCGGCACCAGCGGGTAGCCCATGCCGGGAAAATCCGGCATCGCACCGGACCAGATGAGTTTTTCCGTGCCCGCGCTGATCCCGCTGTAATCGACCGCCACCAGCACGTCGTTCGCAGCCGGCGCATCGAGCGCGATACGGCGAAGGGCGACGTGCTTTGGGGAGTCGATGATGACGGCAAGACTATCAGACAATGCACGTCCTCCCTGTGGAGTGCCGCAACCGGTTGATACCGGGATACAAGTGTAAGAATACTCTGACAGTCTTTATTGTCAACCTAAATTTACACTGATCGGTGAACGAACCCGCCATCCTCATGCCGCGCGCGCCGTGATCACGCTCGCCAGCATCGGCTGGTTGGTGGCGTGCCGGCGCGCGGCGGTGAACCCGGCGGCGCTCAGCATGGCGAAAAGTTCGGCGGGGCGGCGCGGCCGTCCGCTGCCCATGGCGAACAGATAGAGCCCGAAATAGGCATCGCCCATCGATAAGGCCCCCTTGGTGCCGGCCATCGGCTCGGCAATCAGCAGCGTGGCGCCCCGCTCCAGCGCGGCACGCGCGTTACGCAGAATCGCCATCGCCTGGTCGTCGTCGTGATCATGCAGCACCCGGATCAGGGTGATGATGTCGGCATCGCGCGGCAGCGGATCACGCCGCATGTCGCCGCCGCACACCCGGCTCCGCCCCGCGAGACCGGCAGCGGCGAGTTTCCGCCGCGCCAGTTCGGCAACCGTCGGCACATCGAACAGCGTGAGGTCGAGCAGCGGCGCCGCAGGGGCCAGCGCGGCGAGGAAACTCCCGTCGCCGCCGCCAAGATCGAGCAACCGCCGATGGCGCCTGAAATCATAGGCCGCAAGGATCTCGGCGGCGATCATCGGCTGCGATGCGGCCATCAGCGCGGAATAGGTCCCGGCGCGGTCCTCGCTGGCGGCATCGTAGGGCCAGAACGCCGCGAGGCTGGCATCGCTCTCGCCGCGCAGCAGCGCCACCGGGTCCGCAAGATCGCGATAGAGCAGCGCATGATGCCGCACCATGGCGGCAATCCCCGGATTACCCCGCAGCGCCGCCCCGAGTGGGCCGAGGCGCGCCGTGGTGCCATCGGTCTCCAGCAGCCGCAGCGCGGCAGCGGCGCGGATCAGCCGCAGCGCCGCCTCGCCCGGCATATCGGCCTCAGCCGCAATCGTCGCGATGGCCACCGGCCGTTTCGCAAGCCGCTCGAACAGATCGAGACTGACGCAGGCCGACAGCGTCTGCGCATAGACGAATCCGGCGCAGAGATCGAACAGGGCGGTCGCCTCGCGCCGCGCGATCGGCCGGGTCAACGGAAACGCCGCGGCCCAGTGCTGAAACCGTGGACTGGCGAGCAGCCGGTTCCGAATCGCTTGCCAGCGGTCGCGCAGCGATAGCGGCAGCGCGCCGGCCACAACCGTCATGCGGCAACGCGCGCGAGGGTTTTCGGCACGAGTCGCTTGGCCTCCTGCACGATCAGCGCCCGCAGCGGCACCGCACCGGGACAATCGGGGATCGAAGCGGCAGCATCCTCGGCAATCCGGTCGAGCCGATCGAGCGCGCCGTCAATTCCGTGCAGCGTGACCGCGCTGGGCCGATGCAGCGCCCGGTCCTGCCCGATCGGCTTGCCGCAGACCGCCTCATCTCCGGCGGCGTCGCACAGATCATCGGCAATCTGGTAGGCATCACCAAGATTTTCGCCGAGCGCACGCCAGGGTGCCGGATTATGGCCCGCACTCAGCGCCCCGGCCATGGCGGCGGCAGCGAACAATGCGCTAGTCTTGGCACGCTGATACCGCGCCAGATCGACATCATCCTCGCTTTCCCACGCCTGTCCGGCCACGATCCCACCCGGCATCCCGACCGCCTGCCCGACAATGCCGATCAGCCCGGCCAGATGCGCCGGGTGCCCGGCACATCCCAGGGCCACGGTCTGAAACGCGAGCACGATCAGCGCATCCCCCGCCAGCACCGCCAGCGGCGCGCCGAACGCGGCATGGACCGAAGGTTTCCCCCGGCGGATCGGCGCATCGTCGAAACAGGGCAGATCATCGTGAACCAGTGAGGCACAATGCAGGAATTCGAGCGCAGCCCCCGCAGCGGCGGCGCATTGCGGATCGGTCGCCCCGCACGCCGCCGCCACCGCCAGACAAAGCCGCGGGCGCACCCGTGCCCCGCGCGGGAACACCGCATGGCGCATCGCCGCAGCCAGTTTCGGCGGGGCATCACCGGCTTCGGCGCGGAGCATGGCGGTGGTAAGAGTGGATTCGATCAGTGCCAAGGCGTCCATATGACCCTCCCGAACGACCTGCGGACGATACCGCAAGTGTCAACTTTGATTGTCACTACTGACTGTGCTATTTGATTGACAGTTCGTCAAGCAATTTCGATCCTCGCCGTGACACGGAGTGCACCGCCATCGCCAACCCAGCCCCCCTGCCGGTCGTGATCATCGGTGCCGGCATCGGCGGCCTCGCAGCGGCAGCCGATCTCGCCACTTCCGGCCGGCCCGTCATCGTCCTCGAACGCGCCACCGCCCCGGGCGGCAAATTGCGCACCGTTCCGGTGGCAAACACCACGATCGACGCAGGGCCCACCGTGGTCACCATGCGCGCCGTGTTCGACGACCTTTTCGCCGCTGCCGGCGAACGCCTCGACGATCACCTGACACTCCTGCCCCTCGCCGTCCTCGCCCGCCACCACTGGCCGGACGGCGCCACCCTCGACCTCTTCGCCAGCGAAACCGCGAGCGCCACCGCGATCGGCCAGGTCTTCGGCACCCGCGCCGCGCAGGAGTTCCGCATCTTCTGTGGCCGGAGCGCCGCGATCTACCGCACCCTCGATGCGAGTTTCATGCAGGCCACCACCCCCAGCCTGCTCGGCGTCACAGGCGGTGCCGGCCTCGCCGGTGCCGCGTCGTTCCGCCACGCCTCGCCCTTCGTATCGCTCTGGCAGGCGCTCGGCAAATGCTTCACCGATCATCGGCTGCAACAATTATTCGCCCGCTACGCCACCTATTCCGGCGCGTCGCCCTTCGCCGCCCCCGCCACCCTCATGCTGATCGCCCACGCCGAACAGCGCGGCGTCTGGCGCATCGCCGGCGGCATGCGCCCCCTCGCGGACGCGATCGCCGACCTCGCGATCCGCCACGGCGCAACCTTCCGCTACGCCACGAGCGTCGATGCCGTGGTCACCCATAACGGCCGCGCCAGCGGCGTCCGCCTCGCCGACGGCAGCACCATCGCCGCCGCCGCCGTCATCGCCAACACCGATCTCGGCGCCATCGCCACCGGCCAGTGCGGCGAAGCCGCCCAACGCGCGATCAAGCCCGCTTCCCTGCGCTTCACCCGCTCTCTCTCGGCGGTGACCTGGCAGGTCGTCGCAACGGTGAACGGCTTTCCCCTCAGCCACCACAACGTCTTCTTCTCCGCTGACTACGCCGCCGAATTCCATGACATCGCACAGAGCACCCTGCCCACCGACCCCACCATTTACATCTGCGCGCAGGACCGCACCGGCGCGATCACCGAACCGCCGATCGACGGCGCCGAACGCCTGCTGATCCTGGTCAACGCCCCTGCCCAGGGCGACCGCGCCACACCGGACCCCGCCGCCATCGCCGCCCTCTGGCACCGCGTCCTCACCCGCCTGCGCGCCGCCGGACTGACCCTCGACATCCAGGCCGCCACCACCACCGGCCCGGTGGAATTTGACGCCCTGTTCCCCGGCTCCGGCGGCGCTCTCTACGGCCGCGACCTCGCCGGCTGGCGCGATCCGTTCCAACGCCCGACCGCGCGAACAAAACTCCCCGGATTCTATCTCGCCGGCGGCTCCGCCCACCCCGGCCCCGGCCTGCCGATGGCCGCCCGCTCCGGCCGATTCGCCGCCCAGGCCGTGCTGGCGGACCAGCCATGATCCGCTTCGACACCCCGATCCCCCGCAGCGGATACGCCTGGTGGTACATCGATGCCCTCAGCGACGACGGCCAGCACGCCCTCACCCTGATCGCCTTCGTCGGCTCGGTCTTCTCGCCCTATTACGCCCGCGCCAACCACCGAACTCCCGGCGGCGCGGACCCCGAAGACTACGTCGCGATCAACCTCGCCCTCTACGGCCCCCGCCGCTCCCTGTGGGCCATGACCGAACGCCGCCGCCGCACCCTCATCCGCGACCCCCACACCCTGAGCATCGGCCCCAGCCGACTCGACTGGAACGGCAACCACCTGTCCGCCCGGATCGAGGAAATCACCACCCCGATCCCCCGCCCCCTGCGCGGCACCATCACCCTCACGCCCAAAGCCCTCGAACCCGCCATCTACAACCTCGACGCCACCGGCACCCATCGCTGGCAGCCCGTCGCCCCCTGCGCCCGCAT
This sequence is a window from Acidiphilium acidophilum. Protein-coding genes within it:
- the bchY gene encoding chlorophyllide a reductase subunit Y, whose product is MSPPDGTVAAAKPAAGCHGGTDTMQQAARAAGKSALLDRLATDYPKGPHDQPQSMCPAFGALRVGLRMRRVATILSGSACCVYGLTFTSHFYGARRSVGYVPFDSETLVTGQLFEDIRKAVRETARPADYDAVVIINLCVPTASGVPLDLLPKEIDGVRIIGIDVPGFGVPTHAEAKDVLAGAMLRYARTEAEAGAVARPRTELADGQRVTLLGELFPADPPGVAAMLAPMGLAIGPQLPAREWRDLYAALDCSIAAAVHPFYTASVREFAAAGRAVVGSAPVGEAATADWLDAIGRAANIDAVTIDRAKAQALAPIRAVMAANPVNARMVVSGYEGSELLVARLLIEAGATIPYVGTALPRTEWSDADRIWLEEQGTHVQYRASLEQDIAAMREVKPDLALGTTPLVQAAKEIGTPAVYFTNMVSARPVFGAAGAAALPAIVAAQCKGRERFSRMVGFFEAAPAPTPPPRTVTRPVKAEVV
- a CDS encoding chlorophyllide a reductase iron protein subunit X; its protein translation is MNASTGRIAPDIEVGASVASPKQTQIIAIYGKGGIGKSFTLANLSYMMSQLGKRVLLIGCDPKSDTTSLLFGGRSCPTIIETSSRKKAAGEPVLIGDVCFKRDGVFAMELGGPEVGRGCGGRGIIHGFELLDKLGFHQWDFDYVLLDFLGDVVCGGFGLPIARDLCQKVIVVGSNDLQSLYVANNVCSAVDYFRNLGGNVGVAGLVINKDDGTGEAQAFAEAVGIPVLAAIPADEDIRRKSANYEIVGQKGGQWAPLFEALGVQVAEAPPIRPKPLTHDALLGLFKGEAVGRGVTLQPASLEDMCGSTILNKPSLEIVYEGA
- the bchC gene encoding chlorophyll synthesis pathway protein BchC → MSDSLAVIIDSPKHVALRRIALDAPAANDVLVAVDYSGISAGTEKLIWSGAMPDFPGMGYPLVPGYEAVGRVIDAGAEAKSRIGEHVFVPGARCFGAVRGLFGANASHLVAGADRVVPIAPDLGDRGALIALAATAQHALAIAGGPPDLIIGHGVLGRLIARLAVIDGGAPTVWETNPNRMDGAQGYKICHAGSDPRRDYRAVIDASGDAAILDALIARLAPQGQIVLAGFYAAPIQFAFAPAFMREARIAIAAQWQKADLARVTALIAEGRLDLGGLITHRIPARDAAGAYHTAFGTDDCLKLLIDWRDAS
- a CDS encoding methyltransferase; the protein is MTVVAGALPLSLRDRWQAIRNRLLASPRFQHWAAAFPLTRPIARREATALFDLCAGFVYAQTLSACVSLDLFERLAKRPVAIATIAAEADMPGEAALRLIRAAAALRLLETDGTTARLGPLGAALRGNPGIAAMVRHHALLYRDLADPVALLRGESDASLAAFWPYDAASEDRAGTYSALMAASQPMIAAEILAAYDFRRHRRLLDLGGGDGSFLAALAPAAPLLDLTLFDVPTVAELARRKLAAAGLAGRSRVCGGDMRRDPLPRDADIITLIRVLHDHDDDQAMAILRNARAALERGATLLIAEPMAGTKGALSMGDAYFGLYLFAMGSGRPRRPAELFAMLSAAGFTAARRHATNQPMLASVITARAA
- a CDS encoding polyprenyl synthetase family protein; amino-acid sequence: MDALALIESTLTTAMLRAEAGDAPPKLAAAMRHAVFPRGARVRPRLCLAVAAACGATDPQCAAAAGAALEFLHCASLVHDDLPCFDDAPIRRGKPSVHAAFGAPLAVLAGDALIVLAFQTVALGCAGHPAHLAGLIGIVGQAVGMPGGIVAGQAWESEDDVDLARYQRAKTSALFAAAAMAGALSAGHNPAPWRALGENLGDAYQIADDLCDAAGDEAVCGKPIGQDRALHRPSAVTLHGIDGALDRLDRIAEDAAASIPDCPGAVPLRALIVQEAKRLVPKTLARVAA
- the crtD gene encoding 1-hydroxycarotenoid 3,4-desaturase CrtD produces the protein MIDSSSSNFDPRRDTECTAIANPAPLPVVIIGAGIGGLAAAADLATSGRPVIVLERATAPGGKLRTVPVANTTIDAGPTVVTMRAVFDDLFAAAGERLDDHLTLLPLAVLARHHWPDGATLDLFASETASATAIGQVFGTRAAQEFRIFCGRSAAIYRTLDASFMQATTPSLLGVTGGAGLAGAASFRHASPFVSLWQALGKCFTDHRLQQLFARYATYSGASPFAAPATLMLIAHAEQRGVWRIAGGMRPLADAIADLAIRHGATFRYATSVDAVVTHNGRASGVRLADGSTIAAAAVIANTDLGAIATGQCGEAAQRAIKPASLRFTRSLSAVTWQVVATVNGFPLSHHNVFFSADYAAEFHDIAQSTLPTDPTIYICAQDRTGAITEPPIDGAERLLILVNAPAQGDRATPDPAAIAALWHRVLTRLRAAGLTLDIQAATTTGPVEFDALFPGSGGALYGRDLAGWRDPFQRPTARTKLPGFYLAGGSAHPGPGLPMAARSGRFAAQAVLADQP